The Haloprofundus salinisoli genome includes a region encoding these proteins:
- a CDS encoding carbon-nitrogen hydrolase family protein: MRRTRVLSYALNPPLEAEDGDRVATNLDLVLRLLDDAEKYDPNFVCFPEFILQLRYRRDGLSRDEVAQPIPGAATDAVAEKAAELGSYVFLPMIQRDGDDLRNAATFIGPTGEIVGIAHKFAPTIGEMNDGTKPGEDVKVWKTEFGRVGACICWDGRYPELGVRFAEKGANLVFHPTTAKSYQHFETWAKYYGYHVVACDKTEARTLTPTGTRLGEITGHMGTPSVNLGDDASAGVSFAIVNTDCGSYGRYQNRETVNAIRERYGGDIAFHELPEVGNIVVESLTDDCSIEDLEAEFEMETMLDYEERTRKRVFEESEQSPLLPPRE; this comes from the coding sequence ATGCGGCGAACAAGAGTGCTCTCTTACGCACTGAACCCACCGTTAGAGGCAGAAGACGGCGACCGTGTAGCTACAAACCTTGATCTGGTACTTCGACTGCTTGACGACGCGGAAAAATACGATCCGAACTTTGTCTGCTTCCCTGAGTTCATTCTTCAGCTCCGGTATCGACGTGACGGGCTCAGTCGAGACGAGGTTGCACAACCGATTCCAGGTGCAGCGACCGATGCCGTCGCCGAGAAAGCCGCAGAACTTGGCAGCTATGTGTTCCTTCCGATGATTCAGCGCGACGGTGATGATCTCCGAAACGCAGCCACGTTTATCGGACCAACTGGAGAAATCGTGGGTATCGCCCACAAGTTCGCACCGACTATTGGCGAGATGAACGACGGAACAAAGCCTGGCGAGGATGTGAAAGTGTGGAAGACTGAATTCGGACGTGTCGGTGCGTGTATCTGCTGGGATGGTCGATATCCAGAACTCGGCGTCCGCTTCGCCGAAAAGGGCGCAAACCTCGTCTTTCACCCAACTACTGCCAAGTCCTACCAGCACTTCGAGACGTGGGCGAAATACTACGGCTACCACGTCGTAGCCTGCGACAAGACGGAAGCCCGGACGCTTACTCCGACTGGCACACGCCTTGGTGAAATCACCGGTCATATGGGCACACCCTCAGTTAATCTCGGAGACGACGCGTCTGCAGGCGTCTCGTTCGCTATCGTCAATACCGATTGTGGAAGTTACGGCCGCTATCAGAACCGAGAGACGGTCAATGCCATACGTGAGAGATATGGCGGTGACATAGCGTTTCACGAACTTCCCGAGGTTGGAAACATTGTCGTCGAGTCACTCACTGATGATTGTTCCATCGAAGATCTCGAAGCTGAATTTGAAATGGAGACAATGCTCGACTACGAGGAACGGACTCGGAAGCGAGTGTTCGAAGAAAGCGAGCAGTCGCCGCTACTGCCGCCTCGGGAGTGA
- a CDS encoding zinc-dependent alcohol dehydrogenase, translated as MSNPIVVFSEPGVVTIETQDVPEPNPDEVLIETRRTLVSTGTELTILGGEFPPGSKWAGHVEYPFVPGYNNIGEVIAVGEDVETIDVGQRVATYSSHAAYVVADAEDCRPVPDGVGDVEASFFTIAEIVMNGVRRGRLTWGETTVVYGLGLLGQLAVRCGHVAGARPVVGIDIAASRLSYLPEVSSIDGINPTDEDTASALKRAANGRLADVVFEVTGNQNIITDEFEVLRDQGRFVVLSSPRGETTLDLHDHCNGPSYEIIGAHNSSHPSVATPNNPWTQQRHCELFFDLLLDGSLSVEGLVSHEHSYEDAPALYNRLLNDRTDAMGVLLEW; from the coding sequence ATGTCGAACCCGATAGTCGTATTCTCCGAACCAGGAGTGGTAACCATCGAAACCCAAGATGTCCCAGAACCGAATCCCGACGAAGTTCTCATCGAAACACGACGGACACTCGTCAGTACGGGTACCGAACTCACGATTCTCGGCGGTGAGTTTCCGCCGGGGTCGAAGTGGGCTGGCCACGTCGAGTACCCGTTCGTGCCCGGGTACAACAACATCGGCGAAGTCATTGCGGTCGGCGAAGACGTCGAGACAATCGACGTTGGACAGCGCGTCGCAACTTACAGCTCTCATGCTGCCTACGTCGTCGCAGATGCAGAGGACTGTCGGCCTGTGCCCGACGGCGTCGGAGACGTTGAGGCGTCATTTTTCACTATCGCAGAAATCGTCATGAACGGTGTGCGTCGCGGCCGCCTAACGTGGGGCGAAACCACTGTGGTTTACGGTCTTGGACTGCTTGGCCAACTCGCAGTTCGGTGCGGTCATGTCGCGGGCGCACGGCCGGTAGTTGGTATCGACATCGCTGCCTCGCGGCTCTCGTATCTCCCAGAAGTGTCGTCGATTGACGGTATCAATCCGACAGATGAGGACACGGCAAGTGCTCTCAAACGTGCAGCGAACGGACGACTTGCGGACGTCGTCTTTGAGGTTACTGGCAACCAGAACATCATTACGGATGAATTTGAGGTGTTACGGGACCAAGGACGGTTCGTCGTTCTCAGTAGTCCACGCGGCGAAACAACCCTTGATCTCCACGATCACTGTAACGGACCAAGCTACGAGATTATCGGTGCACACAATTCCTCGCACCCGTCAGTGGCAACACCGAACAATCCGTGGACACAACAGCGACATTGCGAACTGTTCTTCGACCTGCTGCTTGATGGGTCCTTATCCGTTGAGGGGTTAGTCAGCCACGAACACTCGTATGAGGACGCACCGGCGCTGTATAACCGCTTACTCAACGATAGAACCGACGCAATGGGCGTCCTGTTGGAATGGTGA
- a CDS encoding sugar phosphate isomerase/epimerase family protein, with protein MVQTAIQLFTLKNLDEPPWNLAELVGETAFDGVEFYDRQFDAFTLAGIVQTTDALDEGNLGIAGAHIRIERLESSFDEVVGICEHLGCNRLVVPTYEREAFESCEGIEAAADRIAGVATELDAYDIELSYHNHTFEFDEVDGEIAFETFVDHADGRFKFQPDVGLATNAGYDPLQLLELVEGNAPVVHLTDTDPSEENRIHADLGTGVVDIDACAAAAADGGAEWLVCEVGRPDDATASLEHGASAFANLRDELASQS; from the coding sequence ATGGTACAGACAGCAATACAGCTGTTCACTTTGAAGAACCTTGACGAACCGCCGTGGAACCTCGCTGAACTCGTTGGTGAGACTGCTTTCGATGGTGTCGAGTTCTATGACCGACAGTTCGACGCATTCACGCTTGCAGGAATTGTGCAGACGACGGACGCACTTGATGAGGGTAATCTCGGTATTGCGGGTGCACACATCCGTATCGAACGTCTCGAATCGTCTTTCGATGAAGTCGTCGGGATTTGTGAGCATCTCGGCTGCAATCGACTCGTTGTTCCGACGTATGAACGAGAGGCGTTCGAAAGCTGCGAAGGCATTGAGGCAGCTGCTGACCGAATCGCTGGTGTCGCTACTGAACTCGACGCCTATGACATCGAACTCAGCTATCACAACCACACCTTCGAATTCGACGAGGTTGATGGCGAAATTGCCTTTGAGACGTTTGTTGACCACGCTGATGGCCGGTTCAAATTCCAACCAGATGTTGGCCTCGCAACAAACGCCGGCTACGACCCGCTTCAACTTCTCGAACTCGTCGAAGGTAACGCGCCGGTCGTCCATCTCACCGACACAGACCCAAGCGAGGAGAACCGGATTCATGCTGATCTCGGAACTGGTGTGGTCGATATTGACGCGTGTGCGGCCGCTGCAGCCGACGGCGGTGCTGAATGGCTAGTGTGCGAAGTTGGCCGTCCCGACGATGCTACTGCGTCACTCGAACACGGCGCATCAGCGTTTGCTAACCTTCGCGACGAACTCGCATCACAGTCGTGA
- a CDS encoding RidA family protein produces the protein MEEIHTDDAPAAIGPYSQGIKDGGKIYVSGQGPVDPETSEVVSDDIQEQTERTLENVEAVLNAAGSGLENIVKATVFVTDMADYDAVNEVYAEYMSDPFPARSAVEVADLPIDIGVEIEVIASA, from the coding sequence ATGGAAGAAATACATACCGACGACGCACCAGCTGCTATTGGCCCGTACTCACAGGGAATCAAAGACGGGGGGAAAATCTATGTCTCCGGACAAGGCCCGGTTGATCCCGAAACAAGTGAAGTCGTCAGCGACGACATACAAGAACAGACTGAGCGGACACTCGAAAACGTCGAGGCGGTACTGAATGCGGCTGGAAGTGGACTCGAAAACATCGTGAAAGCAACCGTCTTTGTGACGGATATGGCAGACTACGATGCAGTCAACGAAGTGTACGCCGAGTACATGAGCGACCCATTCCCGGCCCGCAGTGCCGTCGAAGTTGCAGACCTTCCCATCGATATCGGTGTCGAAATCGAAGTTATCGCGTCAGCCTGA
- a CDS encoding sulfatase family protein yields the protein MKILYVDVDSLRPDHLGCYGYDRDTSPTIDALAAEGRRFTNYYASDAPCLPSRSALFASRFGIHSGLVNHGGINADARPLGGHRIFRNHDGWKSWMWALREQGYYTSTISPFIERHAAWPVTDGFCEVHNATGDDERIGLWQPTADEVLPQVESWLDRNVHRENWFLHVNFWDPHTPYATPAEFGNPFEDDPIPEWLTEEQIDEHLSHAGPHSAYDPFHFSDESTRFEPDNDVLRVPTTFQIDSREAFRQWVDGYDVGVRYMDTHLKVILARLKEAGVFKETLVIVSADHGENLGELNVYGDHQTADEHTCNVPLVMCGPSVEPGVDDDFHYNVDLAPTVAELVGGEPGTRWDGQSFASSVTDGESIGREYLVFGQSAHVVQRSVRWDHWLFVRTYHDGYKTILDDVMLFDLESDPHETENLAGSHPEVVETGFAKLGQWTDARLLEAACDENGGNPLTPSGVADPIWQVIAEGGPYHVRVRNPLPRYLERLRKTGRSDRADELVSRHAQQLSSH from the coding sequence GTGAAGATTCTATACGTCGACGTCGACTCACTTCGACCTGATCACCTCGGGTGTTATGGGTATGACCGAGACACTTCGCCGACGATTGATGCACTCGCTGCAGAAGGACGGCGCTTCACGAACTACTATGCATCGGATGCTCCGTGTCTTCCCTCTCGGTCAGCGTTGTTTGCCTCTCGATTTGGCATCCACTCTGGTCTCGTTAACCACGGTGGAATAAACGCTGATGCCCGTCCACTCGGTGGCCATCGAATATTCCGCAATCACGATGGCTGGAAATCTTGGATGTGGGCGCTTCGTGAACAGGGCTACTATACAAGCACGATTAGTCCTTTCATTGAGCGACATGCGGCGTGGCCTGTTACTGATGGGTTCTGCGAAGTCCACAATGCGACCGGCGATGACGAGCGTATTGGTCTGTGGCAGCCGACGGCCGATGAGGTATTACCACAGGTCGAATCGTGGCTCGATCGAAACGTTCACCGAGAAAACTGGTTTCTGCACGTCAACTTCTGGGACCCCCATACCCCCTACGCTACGCCTGCTGAGTTCGGCAATCCGTTTGAGGATGATCCGATACCTGAATGGCTTACCGAGGAGCAAATCGATGAACATCTGAGTCATGCAGGCCCCCACAGTGCATACGACCCGTTTCATTTCTCCGATGAGAGCACTCGATTCGAGCCAGATAACGATGTACTGCGGGTTCCCACGACATTCCAAATCGACTCTCGGGAAGCATTCAGACAGTGGGTCGATGGGTACGACGTCGGCGTCCGTTACATGGACACACATCTGAAAGTGATTCTCGCCCGTCTGAAGGAGGCAGGTGTCTTCAAGGAAACACTCGTCATCGTCTCAGCGGACCACGGTGAGAATCTCGGTGAACTCAACGTCTACGGCGACCACCAGACTGCTGATGAACATACCTGTAACGTTCCACTCGTGATGTGTGGTCCTAGCGTCGAACCTGGCGTTGACGATGATTTCCATTACAATGTTGATCTCGCACCAACCGTAGCGGAACTCGTCGGCGGTGAACCCGGTACGCGATGGGACGGCCAGTCATTCGCAAGTTCGGTAACTGACGGTGAATCCATAGGGCGTGAGTATCTCGTTTTTGGGCAAAGCGCCCACGTCGTTCAACGGAGCGTTCGCTGGGACCACTGGCTGTTTGTTCGCACCTACCACGACGGTTATAAGACGATTCTCGACGACGTAATGCTGTTCGATTTGGAAAGTGACCCCCACGAGACGGAGAACCTCGCCGGGTCACACCCGGAGGTCGTAGAGACGGGTTTTGCGAAACTGGGCCAGTGGACAGACGCACGACTGCTCGAAGCTGCTTGCGACGAAAACGGTGGCAATCCGCTGACGCCAAGCGGCGTCGCCGACCCTATCTGGCAGGTTATCGCTGAAGGTGGCCCATATCACGTTCGAGTACGTAACCCACTCCCGAGATATCTCGAACGATTACGTAAGACTGGACGGAGTGATCGTGCTGATGAGTTGGTGTCCCGCCACGCTCAACAGCTTTCGTCGCATTGA